Proteins encoded together in one Halomarina salina window:
- a CDS encoding MaoC/PaaZ C-terminal domain-containing protein produces MTTTQGRTITGADVVNFAGVSGDFNHLHTDEERMADSGFGERIAHGALVFSVMTGLLWQSRTPEEREAVVAFYGVDRLRFRAPTFVGDTVHVELELAEKEPKDHPEGNGVLTYEAEVVNQDDEVVLSCQLRSLVV; encoded by the coding sequence GTGACGACGACGCAGGGCCGGACCATCACCGGCGCGGACGTGGTCAACTTCGCGGGCGTCAGCGGCGACTTCAACCACCTCCACACGGACGAGGAGCGGATGGCCGACTCCGGGTTCGGCGAGCGCATCGCCCACGGCGCGCTCGTGTTCTCGGTGATGACGGGCCTGCTCTGGCAGTCCCGGACCCCCGAGGAACGGGAGGCCGTCGTCGCGTTCTACGGCGTCGACCGACTCCGGTTCCGCGCGCCGACCTTCGTCGGCGACACCGTCCACGTCGAACTGGAACTCGCCGAGAAGGAGCCGAAAGACCACCCCGAGGGCAACGGCGTCCTGACGTACGAGGCGGAGGTCGTGAACCAGGACGACGAGGTCGTGCTCTCCTGTCAGTTGCGGTCGCTCGTGGTCTGA